A genomic window from Streptomyces sp. MST-110588 includes:
- a CDS encoding DUF6339 family protein → MVSKVLTPSVVRGAPLPQAALINGSVDAFDESPRWKVEELRALLDEVLERFEGERPTASDAWLAPRLHSTVRLFRAEAADSALWNFIALRVGPDYVRWRWGKKSQGGRTVVGQAARFSGRWDIQAFSRLWWAAELFRDGDEYAPVVVACGNQDVLNTALRLDMNHHRPSAQALVRLLETEVVRTGRDVNGLVKAAGAAGSTLVYEALAADEPRDHEAVRAWIDAVESDLLWSPGGLPRGPADGKAPNHSVEKLTEWFANLFATAPVRGRELGESDEEEVEIRT, encoded by the coding sequence GTGGTCAGCAAGGTGTTGACGCCGAGCGTGGTGAGAGGGGCACCACTGCCCCAGGCGGCACTGATCAACGGCTCCGTGGATGCATTCGACGAGTCGCCGCGGTGGAAGGTGGAGGAACTGCGTGCCCTCCTCGACGAGGTGCTGGAACGCTTCGAAGGGGAGCGCCCGACGGCGTCCGACGCATGGCTGGCTCCTCGACTGCACTCCACGGTGCGTCTTTTCAGGGCAGAGGCCGCGGATTCGGCCCTATGGAACTTCATCGCCCTGCGCGTCGGTCCCGACTACGTCCGATGGCGCTGGGGCAAGAAGTCGCAGGGCGGTCGCACGGTCGTCGGTCAGGCGGCGCGCTTCAGCGGACGTTGGGACATCCAGGCTTTTTCCCGGCTCTGGTGGGCCGCCGAACTTTTCCGCGACGGCGACGAGTATGCGCCGGTTGTCGTGGCGTGTGGGAACCAAGACGTCCTCAACACTGCGCTTCGACTGGACATGAACCATCACCGACCGTCCGCCCAAGCTCTGGTGCGTCTTCTGGAGACAGAAGTCGTGCGCACAGGACGAGATGTGAACGGCCTCGTCAAGGCGGCGGGTGCGGCGGGGAGCACGTTGGTGTACGAGGCGCTGGCTGCCGACGAACCACGTGACCACGAAGCCGTGCGTGCATGGATCGATGCTGTTGAGTCCGACCTGCTGTGGAGCCCCGGTGGCCTGCCGCGGGGGCCGGCCGACGGAAAAGCTCCGAACCACTCGGTGGAGAAGCTCACCGAGTGGTTCGCGAACCTCTTCGCGACTGCCCCGGTGCGTGGCAGGGAGTTGGGCGAGAGTGATGAAGAGGAGGTGGAAATCAGGACCTGA
- a CDS encoding DNA cytosine methyltransferase: MSASRNPRTINVVDLFSGCGGFTQGFHEFRPLGVTEPVFRTAAAVEHDIAAASTYALNFADEAGGVEHIHAGDIEDWEPDSKEVQAEVILGGPPCQGFSGLGKEDENDPRNKLWREYTRIVNAIKPKLFIVENVDRFLRSPEFALLHAATEKPDGELRDYVLAQHSVLNSADYGVPQARRRAIVVAVRRDLKHLANMQYPKPTHAKNGLEFLPGSEQQSWVGVGPSVFAHTPEETLTTELPEGKCDPLGVTLPGAFKTTDLHFGRNPTPLSKRRYEAIPEGGNRHDLPPALSTEKWLAHKTGSHDVMGRLYWDRPSVTIRTEFYKPEKGRYLHPRAHRPITHYEAALIQGFPKDFKWSGSKIQIGRQIGNAVPVGLSKALAGMVYEALRS; this comes from the coding sequence ATGAGCGCCTCCCGCAACCCCCGCACCATCAACGTAGTTGATCTATTTTCGGGTTGCGGGGGCTTCACGCAGGGCTTCCACGAGTTCCGCCCCCTCGGTGTCACCGAGCCCGTCTTCCGTACGGCTGCGGCAGTCGAGCACGACATTGCCGCAGCCTCCACGTATGCACTCAACTTCGCCGACGAGGCCGGTGGGGTGGAACACATCCATGCCGGGGACATCGAGGACTGGGAGCCGGATTCCAAGGAGGTCCAGGCCGAGGTGATCCTCGGAGGGCCGCCCTGTCAGGGCTTCTCGGGTCTCGGCAAGGAAGATGAGAACGATCCCCGCAACAAGTTGTGGCGTGAGTACACACGCATCGTGAACGCCATCAAGCCGAAGCTCTTCATCGTCGAGAACGTCGACCGCTTCCTCCGCTCCCCGGAATTCGCCTTGCTGCACGCGGCGACCGAGAAACCGGACGGCGAACTGCGCGATTACGTCCTGGCCCAGCATTCGGTTCTGAACTCCGCCGACTACGGCGTGCCGCAGGCCCGTCGCCGCGCGATAGTTGTCGCCGTGCGTCGAGACCTGAAGCATTTGGCGAACATGCAGTATCCGAAACCGACCCACGCCAAGAACGGCCTGGAATTCCTTCCCGGTTCCGAACAGCAATCGTGGGTAGGGGTGGGCCCGTCAGTTTTCGCCCACACTCCCGAGGAAACGCTTACCACCGAACTTCCCGAGGGCAAGTGTGACCCGCTGGGAGTCACGCTCCCCGGCGCCTTCAAGACCACGGATCTACATTTCGGAAGAAATCCGACCCCCCTCTCCAAGAGGCGTTACGAAGCCATCCCTGAAGGCGGAAACCGGCACGATCTGCCGCCGGCGCTGTCCACCGAGAAGTGGTTGGCTCATAAAACAGGTTCCCACGACGTCATGGGGCGCCTGTACTGGGACCGACCATCGGTCACCATCCGAACCGAGTTCTACAAGCCGGAAAAGGGACGTTACCTCCATCCGCGCGCCCACCGCCCCATCACACATTACGAAGCAGCTCTGATCCAAGGGTTTCCCAAGGATTTCAAGTGGAGCGGCAGTAAAATTCAGATCGGGCGGCAGATCGGCAACGCCGTACCGGTCGGGCTCTCAAAAGCTCTGGCCGGAATGGTTTACGAAGCGCTCAGGTCCTGA